The genomic stretch ctacTAAATAACTAGCAGATTCAATAGATAAGCTTAAGCGAACAAGCTTTCAGCGATACTATGATCCCTATGTGACACATAGCAGAAGCAAATGTTGAAGACCGCGTTGTAGTCTcgattttatcttttagtgtacatgaatctaaaacttatcatcTTCATAAGATTTTTCTAAATACAAGTTTGAATTCTAACTTTTGCATGTGAGTATATATTTGTATGAACTATAGACGTGTtaagttttaaatttttttgaacgacCAAAATATACTTTTAAAATTGATTTTCATGTTTTCACCTAGTAGGTGGTTTCCAACATATATTTTGCAGCGTTGCTGCAGCCCTGATGTGCTACTGAGTGCCCTCATATGCATTTCCTGCTTAAAATTTCTTCCATCATATCACAGCAACACAGGCAGTACAAAGGCGGATGCCAATCTCATAGATGCAAGGGCAATTCATCTTAATGGATCCAAAGTTCTAACACAAGCGATACAACCTTAATAAATAAACTCGCTTCGAGAGGCTTTATAATGTTCGTTCATGGTACTTCCTTCTTATGTCGCGAAAATAGGGGCAGCAGAATCGCTCCAGCGGTTACTCAGCCACATTAACCAATTCATACTCTACTAGCGACAAGTTGTTATCTTCCTTCACTGTGAAGCTAGCTGGCTCCGTAGCCTCAATCCGCCCCCATTTGTCCACTGCAAGCCTCATCGATCCTTTGAACATGTCAATTTTGGCGTTGCGCAAGATCACTGTGGCATTGGGCTTCAGTAAATCAACTGCAAAGGAGAGCACATCATAAGTCCAGCGCAAATGCACTGTCAAAACAATCATCAACCATGATGTTCACATGACAGCAAAGATAAAacaagtcaagaataaatggcTTTTAACATGGTCACAGCATGTATATGGAAATGTAGGATCCGGTGTCAATTGTAAACATGCCAGTCTGATAGTGATGCATGTACTGTACACACTGTGGGATGCAGTCATACAGTTGACAAATGGATAGAGCAAACATAATATGCTGTCCTTGTTAATATGCAAATCTTCATGTTTTGGAAATTTTGgtggccccccccccccccccccccccccgcaaaTTCAAAAAAAGAGCACACCCTCATTCAAATTCAAAGTAGACGCTCAGCAGTAGTGTATCTGTACCTGAGATATGAGCAAGGTTCCAAAAGGCACTAGGCGGTGACTCACAGCCTCGAGCCTAGgcgttttaatatttttatacaCATACAAAAATTACCTTAAATAAAAAGAAGAAATAGGAGACTTGTAGACATAAAGTTGGGAGAAAGGCCCATCAAAAGAGCCCAGCCCACCTTATCCACCTACACTTTATAAAAACCCTCCTCTCACTCTCACCCAACCGCACACCTTATCCCTCGCCTCCTCCCACCCAGCCGCATGGccgcatctctctctctctctcagtccATGCATGGCCACATCTCCCTTAGTCTGCGCCTGCCACCGCCGGTTCCTCTTCCTCTCCCACATTTGAGTCCGCGCTCGCCACCGCCGAATACacttggaagaaaggcccatcaAAAGAGCCCAGCCCACCTTATCCACCTACACTTTATAAAAACCCTCCTCTCACTCTCACCCAACCTCACACCTTATCCCTTCGCCTCCTCCCACCCAGCCGCATGGccgcatctctctctctctcagtccATGCATGGCCACATCTCTCTTAGTCTGCGCCTGCCACCGCCGGTTCCTCTTCCTCTCCCACATTTGAGTCCGCGCTCGCCACCGCCGAATACACCCGCCCCTCACAGCAGCGGGCTGCGGAGCCTTCCTCCTAATCGTGCAGGAGCCTCCGCTCGTCGCCTGCTGCCTCCTGGCTGCGTTGGCGGCCCGCCCTCCTCCCGGCGACACCTATCCTCCACCTACCCCTTAGGCGAGGCGGCACCCCCTCCGCCTTGCGCATAAGCAGGCCTAGGCGAGTGCCTAGCAGCGCCTTTTTGAACATTGTATATGAGTAGTGTAATGTTGTTAACAATGATGCGTCATCTGAGCTCAATGAAACGGCAGTGCAGAAAAAAGGCCATAAGATATAGGGATAGCAAGTAACAGCCGACACTTGGTTCTGATCTCTGATATGACACGTGGCTGGCTGATTTGTACGTACTGTTGTACAAAAAATAAGGTCAACAAACTCGTCTCTGAACTAAGCCTCGCTTAATTTTGCTACCAGCTATCCCATCCATACTGGAACTAAATAAATTAGTAAGATGGGGCTGTCTTGCCACTTATTCCCCAGCTTTTCTTCTATAATGATCACAGCTAAACATAATAATTTTTATCAGAAATAATGAAAGTGAGAATTTTTTTTATCACACTCAACATTCTTAGGGAAAGATATTCCACAGAGAACAAGAGCAAAAACAAAAGACAGTAGCTAACAGCTAAGGCATGTAATTTTTCATCCATACAGATTTAGGAAGGCATGTAATTAAACTTCTATCTCAAGAATGGAGCAGTCCATAATCTCCTTACTccttaacttttttttttgtttggtttatGGAATAGAATGAGTTGATTGTCCACCGCCTCACTCCTCACaagttaattaataattatAGTAGTACAAACATGAGGAGCGGGTTGATTCCACCAAATTAATGGAATGAACACATGTTGTGCTACCTCATCTAGGATGAGTTGGTTCCACAAACCAAGCACACCCCAGCTTTTCTTCTCCATATAGTCATCACCACAATTCACAGGTAGTAAACATACTGAAATTGCCTTGGCAACTAGGATTGTAATATATCTGACATCACAGCGGGCGGGTGGGTGGGTGtgaaaacaataacaacaaataattaattaacaagaAAAGGCCGCACATCTCATCTTCGTCCCTAGTCGTTTTATGTACGTATGGCATGAAGTATGTATATGGCACGAAAGGAGGCGCGGATGAGCGCGGTCAGATCGAACAGGTGATGAAATCCAGTCCGCCACAGCAGAGCAGATAACGATAGAGAAGGAAGAGGGAGTATGCGAGGAGGATAAGCATTGACCTTGGTCGTTGCGCGCGGTGAAGACGATGGCGCCGGTCTCGTCCCCGACGAGGCACTCGGCGATGCGCGGGGCGCGGGATGGGACGGCGGCGGGTGCGCCTGGGCGCGCGCGGCCGGGCACGGGGGT from Sorghum bicolor cultivar BTx623 chromosome 3, Sorghum_bicolor_NCBIv3, whole genome shotgun sequence encodes the following:
- the LOC8078078 gene encoding uncharacterized protein At4g28440, translated to MSTAAAQGGSDKPALRKPVFTKVDQLKPGTNGHTLTVKVVSATPVPGRARPGAPAAVPSRAPRIAECLVGDETGAIVFTARNDQVDLLKPNATVILRNAKIDMFKGSMRLAVDKWGRIEATEPASFTVKEDNNLSLVEYELVNVAE